In Sedimenticola thiotaurini, the following proteins share a genomic window:
- the ccmB gene encoding heme exporter protein CcmB, whose amino-acid sequence MFSTFRALVGRDLLLAMRRRSDLFTTLFFFVIVVSLFPLGIGPEMKTLRLIAPGVFWVAALLASMLALERLFAVDFEDGALEQMLLTPQPLFILVLAKIVAHWLVTGLPLVLMAPLLGLQYDLSSEALGVMVVSLLLGTPALSLIGAIGAALTLGLRGGGVLVSLLVLPLYIPVLIFGSGAVEATASGLGGQGHISMLGAILVLSLLLAPLAASAGLRISVE is encoded by the coding sequence GTGTTTAGCACTTTCAGGGCACTGGTGGGTCGTGACCTGTTGCTGGCGATGCGTCGACGTTCCGATCTGTTCACTACCCTGTTCTTCTTTGTCATCGTGGTGAGCCTGTTTCCGCTGGGTATTGGTCCGGAGATGAAGACCCTGCGTCTGATTGCTCCGGGGGTCTTCTGGGTGGCGGCCCTGCTCGCCTCCATGCTGGCGCTGGAGCGGCTGTTTGCGGTCGATTTTGAGGATGGCGCGCTGGAGCAGATGCTGCTCACTCCCCAGCCGCTGTTTATTCTGGTACTGGCCAAGATCGTGGCCCACTGGCTGGTAACCGGCTTGCCCCTGGTGCTGATGGCTCCACTGCTGGGGCTGCAGTACGACCTCTCCAGTGAAGCGCTGGGTGTGATGGTGGTGTCACTTTTATTGGGAACGCCGGCCCTGAGCCTGATCGGTGCCATCGGTGCGGCTTTGACCCTGGGGCTGCGTGGCGGCGGTGTGTTGGTCTCGTTGCTGGTCCTGCCTCTCTATATTCCAGTGTTGATTTTCGGTTCGGGAGCGGTAGAGGCTACCGCGTCCGGTCTGGGCGGTCAGGGGCATATCTCCATGCTGGGTGCCATTCTGGTATTATCCCTGCTGTTGGCGCCGTTGGCCGCTTCGGCGGGATTGCGAATTTCCGTGGAGTAG
- the ccmA gene encoding cytochrome c biogenesis heme-transporting ATPase CcmA, with protein sequence MLEVAGLACIRGDRKLFSDLSFTLEAGELLHLHGHNGSGKTTLMRTVCGLMRESDGEIRWNGESIHRLREEFSREVLFIGHKNGIKDDLTGVENLRVCSTLDGNPITERQAWDSLEKMGLMGHEDLPSRVLSQGQKRRVALARLLVNRSRLWVLDEPFTALDVAAVDFLQSIMREHINGGGMVMLTTHQEVNITREQVKELRLGWKEDGRV encoded by the coding sequence ATGCTCGAAGTGGCGGGCCTGGCCTGCATCCGCGGTGACCGTAAACTGTTTTCCGACCTCAGCTTCACGCTGGAGGCGGGAGAGCTGCTGCACCTGCACGGTCATAATGGCAGTGGTAAGACCACCCTGATGCGCACCGTGTGTGGCCTGATGCGGGAAAGTGATGGTGAGATCCGCTGGAATGGCGAATCGATCCACCGACTGCGGGAGGAGTTCAGCCGGGAGGTACTCTTCATCGGGCATAAAAACGGTATCAAGGATGACCTGACCGGAGTGGAGAATCTGCGTGTATGCAGCACACTGGATGGCAATCCCATTACCGAGCGGCAGGCCTGGGATTCGCTGGAAAAAATGGGTCTGATGGGGCATGAGGATCTGCCCAGTCGAGTGCTTTCGCAAGGGCAGAAAAGACGGGTCGCGCTGGCCCGACTGCTGGTGAACAGATCCCGTCTCTGGGTGCTGGATGAACCCTTCACCGCCCTGGACGTGGCGGCGGTTGATTTTCTCCAGTCGATCATGCGTGAACACATAAATGGTGGCGGTATGGTGATGCTCACCACCCACCAGGAAGTAAATATCACCCGGGAACAGGTCAAGGAGCTGCGCCTGGGCTGGAAGGAGGATGGACGTGTTTAG
- a CDS encoding XTP/dITP diphosphatase, which translates to MTATHRGEKVVLASSNAGKVREINQLLSQQEIQVVPQSQFDTPEAEETGLTFVENAILKARNAARHSGLPAIADDSGIEVDALQGAPGIYSARFAGPACDDQANNDKLLADLEGVPDEERTARFQCVMVYLRHADDPTPLICQGTWEGRILHAPQGENGFGYDPLFLVPEFGCSSAELAPEQKNALSHRGQALRQLVAALT; encoded by the coding sequence ATGACAGCAACTCATCGTGGAGAAAAGGTGGTATTGGCCAGCAGCAACGCCGGCAAAGTGCGTGAAATCAACCAGTTGCTGTCGCAACAGGAGATCCAGGTGGTACCCCAGAGTCAATTTGACACGCCGGAGGCGGAAGAGACCGGTCTGACCTTCGTGGAGAACGCCATCCTCAAGGCGCGTAATGCCGCGCGCCACAGTGGCCTGCCGGCAATCGCCGATGACTCCGGTATCGAAGTGGATGCACTCCAGGGTGCGCCGGGGATCTATTCAGCCCGCTTTGCCGGGCCCGCCTGCGATGATCAGGCCAACAACGACAAACTACTGGCCGACCTGGAAGGCGTTCCGGATGAAGAGCGCACCGCCCGTTTTCAGTGTGTCATGGTCTATCTGCGGCACGCCGACGACCCCACGCCACTGATCTGCCAGGGCACCTGGGAGGGGCGTATCCTGCATGCACCCCAGGGGGAGAACGGCTTTGGCTATGACCCGCTGTTCCTGGTGCCCGAATTCGGCTGCAGCTCCGCCGAGCTTGCCCCGGAACAGAAGAACGCCCTGAGTCACCGGGGCCAGGCACTGCGCCAGCTGGTGGCCGCCCTCACCTGA
- a CDS encoding CaiB/BaiF CoA transferase family protein, with the protein MGPLKGIRVLDLSRVLAGPWATQLLADYGATVWKIERPEVGDDTRHWGPPFLKDGQGADTSESAYYLSANRGKKSVAVDITTPSGQAIIRQLASRADVLVENFKLGGLKKYGLDYASLSAEHPGLIYCSITGFGQTGPDAGLAGYDAMVQARGGLMSITGERDDLPGGGPQKVGVAVVDLMTGMYAVSAILAALHHRDRSGEGQYIDLALLDTQVAWLANQGMNYLVSGEAPGRQGTAHPNIVPYQAMPTRDGFLMLAVGNDRQFAACCKVLGQAELARDDRFATNRQRVKHRQQLIPLLESLFRKKTTTEWRRLLDAEQVPCGPINSIDQVFQDPQVLARGMRLDLPHPLAGQVPQVANPVKFSRTPVEYPGAPPLLGADTEAVLNWLLEE; encoded by the coding sequence ATGGGACCATTGAAGGGGATAAGGGTACTGGACCTGAGTCGTGTACTGGCCGGTCCCTGGGCAACCCAGTTACTGGCCGATTACGGCGCTACGGTGTGGAAGATCGAGCGACCCGAAGTGGGGGACGACACGCGCCACTGGGGTCCCCCGTTCCTGAAGGACGGGCAGGGTGCCGATACCAGTGAATCCGCCTACTATCTCTCTGCCAATCGCGGCAAGAAGTCCGTCGCTGTGGATATCACCACCCCCTCCGGTCAGGCCATTATCCGGCAGTTGGCCAGCCGGGCCGATGTGCTGGTGGAGAACTTCAAACTGGGTGGGCTGAAAAAGTACGGTCTCGATTATGCGTCCCTGTCGGCGGAACATCCCGGCCTGATCTACTGCTCCATTACCGGCTTCGGTCAGACCGGTCCGGATGCGGGGTTGGCCGGTTATGACGCCATGGTACAGGCGCGGGGCGGTCTGATGAGTATCACCGGCGAACGGGATGATCTGCCCGGCGGTGGCCCCCAGAAGGTCGGTGTGGCCGTGGTGGATCTGATGACCGGGATGTATGCGGTCAGCGCCATCCTGGCGGCACTGCATCACCGGGATAGAAGCGGCGAGGGGCAATATATCGATCTGGCACTACTGGATACCCAGGTCGCCTGGCTGGCCAACCAGGGTATGAACTATCTGGTGAGTGGCGAGGCGCCGGGGCGTCAGGGAACTGCCCATCCCAATATTGTGCCCTACCAGGCGATGCCGACCCGTGATGGTTTTCTGATGCTGGCGGTGGGCAACGACCGGCAGTTTGCCGCCTGCTGCAAGGTATTGGGCCAGGCGGAGCTGGCCCGGGATGACCGTTTTGCCACCAATCGACAGCGGGTGAAGCATCGCCAGCAGTTGATTCCGCTACTGGAGTCCCTGTTCAGGAAAAAAACAACCACCGAGTGGCGTCGGTTGCTGGATGCGGAGCAGGTTCCCTGCGGGCCGATCAACAGTATCGATCAGGTGTTCCAGGATCCCCAGGTGCTGGCCCGGGGTATGCGGCTGGATCTGCCCCATCCGCTTGCCGGTCAGGTGCCCCAGGTGGCCAACCCGGTGAAGTTTTCCCGCACCCCGGTGGAGTACCCGGGCGCGCCCCCCCTGCTGGGGGCCGACACCGAAGCGGTATTGAACTGGCTGCTCGAAGAGTAA
- a CDS encoding response regulator, which produces MDDSRTVRRLMSNMLQQSGYRTLEAEDGAQGIELARTHKPNLIFMDVMMPGMDGFQATRKLQTDVDTQDIPVIIVSGNQQATIRTWVRKIGARGFIAKPFERGEFFRRLERALY; this is translated from the coding sequence GTGGATGATTCCCGCACCGTGCGCCGGCTGATGAGCAATATGCTGCAGCAGTCCGGTTACCGCACACTGGAGGCGGAAGATGGTGCACAGGGCATTGAGCTGGCGCGTACCCACAAACCGAATCTGATTTTCATGGATGTGATGATGCCGGGCATGGACGGGTTCCAGGCAACCCGGAAACTGCAGACCGACGTGGACACCCAGGATATCCCGGTCATTATTGTCAGCGGCAACCAGCAGGCCACCATCCGCACCTGGGTGCGGAAAATCGGCGCCAGAGGGTTTATCGCCAAACCCTTCGAGCGGGGCGAGTTTTTCCGGCGGCTGGAGCGTGCCCTGTATTGA
- a CDS encoding 2-dehydropantoate 2-reductase has protein sequence MRIAVYGSGGVGGYFGGRLANSGHQVGFIARGAHLQAMQQQGLVVESINGDFTLPSPTATDNPAQIGPVDLVLVCVKNWQVDEVARAMAPLIGPDTFVVSLLNGVEAPDRLGEVLGPERVLGGVAKIFSFIERPGLIRHIGHEPTLMLGELDGTSSARLEQLATALTEAGITVELPDSILSAMWKKFLFITGWGGLGAISRAPIGILREQPETRAIIEACMQETRAVARAAGIDLPDDTIPQTWAFIDALEPGGTSSLQRDIAAGRPSEIDAWNGAVVRLGQRYGVATPAHQLITGALMPLERRARGELTF, from the coding sequence ATGAGAATAGCCGTGTATGGCAGTGGTGGTGTGGGTGGTTACTTCGGCGGCCGCCTGGCCAATAGTGGACATCAGGTGGGGTTCATTGCCCGGGGCGCCCATCTGCAGGCGATGCAGCAACAGGGGCTGGTGGTGGAGAGCATTAACGGGGATTTCACGCTTCCGTCGCCAACCGCTACGGATAACCCGGCGCAGATCGGTCCTGTGGACCTGGTGCTGGTCTGTGTCAAGAACTGGCAGGTGGATGAGGTGGCCCGGGCCATGGCGCCCCTGATCGGCCCGGATACCTTTGTTGTCTCCCTGCTCAATGGGGTGGAAGCCCCTGACCGGCTGGGTGAGGTGCTCGGGCCGGAACGGGTGCTGGGTGGCGTGGCGAAAATATTCAGTTTTATCGAAAGACCGGGACTGATTCGTCATATCGGGCATGAACCGACCCTGATGCTGGGGGAGCTCGATGGCACATCCAGCGCCCGTCTGGAACAATTGGCGACGGCATTGACGGAGGCCGGTATCACAGTGGAGCTGCCCGATTCCATCCTGTCGGCGATGTGGAAGAAATTTCTGTTTATCACCGGCTGGGGTGGACTGGGGGCGATCAGCCGGGCGCCGATCGGCATTCTGCGTGAGCAACCGGAAACGCGTGCGATCATTGAAGCCTGTATGCAGGAGACCCGGGCGGTCGCCCGGGCGGCCGGTATCGACCTGCCTGATGATACGATCCCCCAGACCTGGGCATTTATCGATGCCCTGGAACCTGGCGGTACCAGCTCTCTGCAACGGGATATCGCTGCGGGCAGGCCGTCGGAGATCGACGCCTGGAATGGTGCCGTGGTGCGTCTGGGGCAGCGCTACGGCGTGGCCACACCCGCCCATCAGTTGATCACCGGTGCATTGATGCCCCTGGAGCGTCGGGCCCGTGGCGAGTTGACCTTCTGA
- a CDS encoding alpha/beta fold hydrolase codes for MDQYRQANGIRLHYLDYQSDGVTLLLMPGLTANAHAFDGLVAAGLVPAVRLLALDLRGRGLSDKPETGYSLADHAADVIGLLDQLALDRVILGGHSYGGLLGLYLAAHYPERVERLVVIDAAAEMHPDTRQLIQPAIDRLGKPVPSWETYLAAVKVMPFFYHWWDPAIESYFRADVETLPDGRVVSRSSPAAITEAVEHVLAEPWLEKLPLIGQPTLLLNATGSYGLPGAPPLLPPEQAQATVAALPRGRYCAVPGNHMTMLYGAGADRIAEEIIRFVTS; via the coding sequence GTGGATCAATATCGACAGGCAAATGGCATCAGGTTGCACTATCTGGATTATCAATCGGACGGGGTGACCTTACTGCTTATGCCCGGCCTGACCGCCAATGCGCACGCTTTCGATGGCCTGGTGGCTGCCGGACTGGTGCCGGCGGTGAGATTGCTGGCCCTGGATCTGCGTGGCCGCGGGTTGAGCGACAAACCGGAGACGGGATACAGCCTGGCCGATCATGCGGCGGACGTTATCGGTCTGCTGGATCAGCTGGCGCTGGACCGGGTGATCCTGGGTGGCCACTCCTATGGGGGACTGCTGGGCCTCTACCTGGCGGCGCACTACCCGGAGCGGGTGGAAAGACTGGTGGTGATAGATGCCGCCGCAGAGATGCATCCGGATACCCGGCAGCTGATACAACCGGCCATTGATCGACTGGGTAAACCGGTGCCATCCTGGGAGACCTACCTGGCTGCAGTGAAAGTGATGCCGTTCTTTTATCACTGGTGGGACCCGGCCATTGAGAGTTATTTTCGTGCCGATGTGGAGACGCTGCCGGATGGTCGTGTGGTGTCCCGCTCATCACCGGCAGCCATAACCGAAGCGGTGGAGCATGTACTGGCTGAGCCGTGGCTGGAGAAACTGCCCCTGATCGGTCAACCCACCTTGCTGTTGAATGCCACCGGCAGTTACGGTCTGCCCGGTGCGCCGCCACTGCTGCCGCCTGAACAAGCGCAAGCAACCGTGGCGGCCCTGCCCCGGGGGCGCTACTGCGCGGTGCCGGGTAACCACATGACCATGCTGTATGGCGCCGGGGCGGATCGTATTGCTGAGGAGATTATCCGCTTTGTGACCAGTTGA
- a CDS encoding cyclic nucleotide-binding domain-containing protein, with product MITANVLEQIPLFSDMSRADLELVALHTQESVCEKGNYLFREGDRADYLYILISGLVQMTAKGPGGQQTVIEILYPGDSFILAAVITGKRFLMSAEVVKRAHVLKIPGDQLIELIRHGGDLGLRMMATLSTQYRSMVRQVKNQRLRTTAQRVAAFLLDLAHDQERGENQITLPHSKKMLAALLGMSQEGLSRTFSALREQGVEIDNKQVQIASVSKLRRFCGFSAVLDASDRTTGPNT from the coding sequence ATGATAACAGCCAACGTACTGGAGCAGATTCCGCTTTTCTCTGATATGAGCCGTGCCGACCTTGAACTGGTGGCGCTGCACACCCAGGAATCAGTTTGTGAAAAAGGAAATTATCTGTTCCGTGAAGGAGACAGGGCGGACTACCTTTATATCCTGATCTCCGGCCTGGTACAGATGACTGCCAAGGGACCCGGCGGACAGCAGACGGTGATAGAGATACTCTATCCGGGTGACTCCTTTATCCTTGCCGCGGTTATCACCGGCAAGCGGTTTCTGATGTCGGCGGAGGTTGTCAAGCGGGCGCACGTACTCAAGATACCCGGTGACCAGCTGATTGAACTGATCCGCCACGGAGGAGACCTCGGTCTCAGGATGATGGCGACCCTCTCCACCCAGTACCGCAGCATGGTGCGGCAGGTGAAGAACCAGCGCCTGCGTACCACTGCCCAACGGGTGGCGGCTTTCCTATTGGACCTGGCCCATGACCAGGAGCGGGGCGAAAACCAGATTACCCTTCCGCACAGTAAAAAGATGCTGGCCGCTCTTCTGGGTATGTCGCAGGAGGGGCTCTCCCGCACATTCAGCGCGCTGCGGGAGCAGGGTGTGGAGATCGATAACAAACAGGTTCAGATCGCCTCCGTTTCTAAATTGCGGCGTTTCTGTGGTTTCAGCGCGGTGTTGGATGCATCGGATCGAACCACTGGCCCTAACACCTGA
- a CDS encoding HD-GYP domain-containing protein has product MIEFQYHLDLDPGSRALGVALNERDQHTQAHSRRVVGFSRLIGLACSLEKAELAVLELGAFFHDIGKIGIPDHILLKPEHFTEAEMEVMKSHSVKGEGIVRELNLQAGERVAKAVRHHHEFFNGEGYPDGLQGEEIPITSRIISVADSFDAMTNYRPYHKARSVSAVLDIMSSEAGSKLDPYLVNKLELLVQKGSDRTIG; this is encoded by the coding sequence ATGATCGAGTTTCAATACCACCTCGACCTTGATCCCGGCTCACGGGCATTGGGAGTGGCACTGAATGAACGGGACCAGCATACCCAGGCTCACTCCCGGCGCGTAGTCGGGTTCTCCCGGCTGATCGGTCTCGCCTGTTCTCTTGAGAAGGCCGAACTGGCCGTACTGGAACTGGGCGCTTTTTTTCATGACATCGGTAAAATCGGCATCCCCGACCATATCCTGTTAAAGCCGGAACATTTCACGGAGGCGGAGATGGAGGTGATGAAAAGCCACTCCGTAAAGGGGGAGGGCATCGTCAGAGAGCTGAACCTCCAGGCGGGGGAGCGGGTGGCCAAGGCGGTGAGGCATCACCATGAGTTTTTCAATGGTGAGGGTTATCCGGACGGCTTGCAGGGAGAGGAGATACCGATAACTTCCCGCATTATCTCCGTGGCGGACAGCTTTGACGCCATGACCAATTACCGCCCCTATCATAAAGCCCGTTCTGTTAGCGCGGTGCTGGATATTATGTCGAGCGAGGCCGGAAGCAAACTTGACCCCTATCTGGTGAACAAGCTGGAGTTGCTGGTTCAGAAAGGGAGCGACAGGACCATTGGGTGA
- a CDS encoding methyl-accepting chemotaxis protein — translation MSLYTQIEKLFFHTLTRKIVGNVVFLLLFQLLTFWLVYENINDMRALLVDNPAGIALLDRHLTIMLGATLLAVLVAVGIILYMRHLFLRPIQGITRILDGITENDGDISATLPITTQDEIADMANAYNHFAESLRNIIDNTRRRTVSVAVGATRLDKMLHSAHLRADRQEMNATQVFQSSGEATRAIDEIARHTNAISEQNSANLKEANHSSERLTTVTEQVAAVSKLLEGFNETVNLLSKNSENIRTILSMVQEFSDQTNLLALNAAIEAARAGEHGRGFAVVADEVRNLSHKVNSATGEISKNINEMSHLVENTKTGTQEIKSYTENTQAVVAETATQFHRMMHDFEAVNSQLIEISAAIEELSITNQESHRNVSEIAELSKSIKTDMDESEKHSDELEVATEQTQELLSRFIIGHGGFENIIQTARGWAAEVQEALNGLATRGTNLFDTNYQPVPNTNPQKYNLPYVHAFESVIQPMIDAFIKERPEFIYVVPVDKNGFLPAHHKHLSKPMTGDFETDNLNSRHLKIYNNSRAEKRRAANTEPFLLQTYTRDTGEVLNDLSLPLYIEGKHWGALILGFTPERLLEDG, via the coding sequence ATGAGCCTATACACTCAAATCGAGAAGCTTTTTTTCCACACACTCACCCGTAAAATCGTCGGCAATGTGGTTTTCCTGCTGCTGTTTCAGCTCCTGACGTTCTGGCTGGTCTACGAAAACATCAACGATATGCGCGCCCTGTTGGTCGACAACCCAGCCGGCATCGCCCTGCTGGATCGCCACCTGACAATCATGCTCGGTGCCACCCTGCTCGCGGTTCTGGTCGCCGTCGGCATCATACTCTACATGCGCCACCTGTTTCTGCGTCCGATCCAAGGGATCACCCGGATACTGGACGGGATCACTGAAAATGATGGCGACATCTCAGCCACACTGCCGATCACGACTCAGGATGAGATTGCTGATATGGCCAACGCCTACAACCATTTCGCCGAGAGTCTGCGTAACATTATCGACAACACCCGCCGCCGCACAGTCAGCGTGGCGGTGGGGGCGACCCGATTGGACAAGATGCTCCATTCCGCCCACCTGCGGGCCGATCGCCAGGAGATGAACGCGACCCAGGTATTCCAATCCAGCGGAGAAGCGACCCGAGCCATTGATGAAATTGCCCGCCACACCAACGCCATATCGGAACAGAACAGCGCCAACCTGAAAGAGGCCAACCACTCGTCAGAGCGGCTCACCACCGTGACTGAACAGGTGGCCGCGGTCAGTAAACTGTTGGAGGGCTTTAACGAAACCGTCAACCTCCTGAGCAAAAACTCGGAAAACATCCGCACCATACTCTCCATGGTCCAGGAGTTTTCCGATCAGACCAACCTGCTGGCACTGAATGCCGCCATCGAGGCGGCCCGGGCCGGTGAACACGGCCGGGGGTTCGCGGTGGTCGCAGATGAGGTACGCAACCTGTCCCACAAGGTCAACAGTGCCACGGGGGAAATCAGCAAGAATATCAATGAGATGTCCCATCTGGTGGAGAACACCAAGACCGGCACCCAGGAGATCAAAAGCTATACGGAGAACACCCAGGCGGTGGTCGCTGAAACCGCAACCCAGTTCCACCGGATGATGCACGATTTTGAGGCGGTCAACAGCCAGCTGATCGAGATCAGTGCCGCTATCGAGGAGCTCTCCATCACCAATCAGGAGTCCCATCGCAACGTCAGCGAGATTGCCGAACTGAGCAAAAGCATTAAGACCGACATGGATGAGTCAGAGAAGCACTCGGACGAGCTGGAAGTGGCTACCGAACAGACCCAGGAACTGCTCTCCCGGTTCATCATCGGCCACGGCGGTTTTGAAAATATCATCCAGACCGCCCGCGGGTGGGCCGCTGAAGTGCAGGAGGCGCTCAATGGGCTGGCCACGCGCGGCACCAATCTGTTTGACACCAACTACCAGCCGGTGCCCAACACCAATCCGCAGAAATACAACCTGCCTTACGTGCACGCTTTCGAGAGTGTCATTCAGCCGATGATCGACGCTTTCATCAAAGAGCGTCCGGAATTCATCTATGTGGTACCAGTGGATAAGAATGGCTTTCTGCCGGCCCACCACAAACACCTGTCGAAACCCATGACCGGAGATTTCGAAACCGACAACCTCAACAGCCGGCACCTGAAGATATATAACAACAGCCGGGCGGAGAAGCGTCGCGCCGCTAACACCGAACCGTTTCTGCTGCAGACCTACACCCGGGATACCGGGGAGGTACTCAACGATCTCTCCCTGCCCCTGTATATCGAAGGCAAACACTGGGGAGCGCTGATTCTTGGCTTTACCCCGGAGCGATTGCTGGAGGACGGCTGA
- the ylqF gene encoding ribosome biogenesis GTPase YlqF codes for MQIQWYPGHMHKASKQIRETLPNVDVIIEVLDARIPFSSTNPMLSTLRGDKPCIKVLNKSDLADPEITQLWQHYLEQEQGVKSLAISCQQPATLKQLPQLCRQLFPAKAGSVKGVHAMIVGIPNVGKSTLINMLANRTIAKTGNEPAITKAQQRINLGDGLILWDTPGVLWPNIENRNSGYRLAATGAIKETAMQNDDVAHFAAEYLLATYAANLRERYRLDQLPDAEYELLEQIGRKRGCLRGGGRVDMEKAGKLLLTELRAGNLGRITLETPQMMAREQEETRRLQAEKAARRAARKARRSSKGK; via the coding sequence ATGCAGATTCAGTGGTATCCGGGCCACATGCACAAGGCCAGCAAGCAGATCAGGGAGACTCTGCCCAATGTCGATGTCATTATCGAGGTATTGGACGCACGCATCCCTTTCAGCAGCACCAATCCGATGCTGTCGACTCTGCGAGGCGACAAGCCCTGCATCAAGGTTTTGAACAAGAGTGACCTGGCCGATCCGGAGATCACCCAACTATGGCAACACTACCTGGAGCAGGAACAGGGAGTAAAAAGCCTGGCCATCAGCTGCCAGCAACCAGCCACGCTGAAACAGTTGCCGCAACTCTGCCGCCAGCTGTTCCCGGCCAAAGCCGGGAGCGTCAAGGGTGTTCACGCCATGATCGTGGGTATCCCCAACGTGGGCAAATCGACCCTGATCAATATGCTGGCCAACCGGACCATCGCCAAGACTGGTAATGAACCCGCCATTACCAAGGCCCAACAACGGATCAATCTGGGCGATGGACTGATTCTCTGGGATACCCCCGGCGTACTCTGGCCCAATATCGAAAACCGCAACAGTGGCTACCGCCTGGCCGCCACCGGCGCCATCAAGGAGACGGCCATGCAGAATGACGACGTGGCCCATTTCGCCGCCGAATACCTGTTGGCCACCTATGCAGCCAATCTCCGGGAGCGTTACCGGCTGGACCAGCTTCCCGATGCAGAATATGAGTTGCTGGAGCAGATCGGCCGCAAGCGTGGCTGCCTGCGCGGCGGGGGCCGGGTCGACATGGAGAAGGCCGGCAAACTGCTGCTGACCGAACTGCGCGCCGGGAACCTGGGCCGGATCACCCTGGAGACACCACAAATGATGGCACGGGAGCAGGAAGAGACCCGTCGCCTCCAGGCGGAGAAAGCGGCCCGGCGGGCGGCCCGGAAGGCGCGTCGTTCATCAAAAGGAAAATAG
- the nhaA gene encoding Na+/H+ antiporter NhaA, with the protein MIAAAFAMVCANTPLQPYYSLILDTQVAVSVGTFEIAKPLLLWINDGLMAVFFFLVGLELKRELMEGELVDPRNIVLPGIGAIGGMAIPAAIYIFFNLDDSSAMSGWAIPAATDIAFALGVLALLGSRVPTAIKIFLTSLAIFDDIGAIIIIAVFYTAKISLTSLLIVACCIPLLLLFNRRQVESKSLYMLVGLIMWVAMLKSGVHATLAGVILAMFIPMKSKSDPERSPLREMERDLHTVVAFWILPIFAFANAGITLTGVGAEQLLHNVPVGIALGLFIGKQLGVFGFCWLAIKLSLTRLPRGVSWSSLYGTAALCGIGFTMSLFIGSLAFEETDINRVFDDRLGIIIGSLASGLFGYLILNKSLPRRAADRD; encoded by the coding sequence ATGATTGCGGCAGCATTCGCCATGGTTTGTGCCAACACGCCACTGCAACCCTACTACTCCCTGATCCTGGACACCCAGGTGGCAGTCAGTGTTGGCACCTTTGAAATTGCCAAACCTTTGCTGTTGTGGATAAACGATGGCCTGATGGCGGTATTTTTCTTTCTGGTCGGGCTGGAGCTGAAGCGGGAACTGATGGAGGGGGAGCTGGTCGACCCACGCAACATAGTCCTGCCGGGCATCGGCGCCATCGGCGGTATGGCGATACCGGCAGCTATCTACATCTTTTTCAACCTGGATGACAGCTCCGCCATGTCCGGTTGGGCCATACCGGCGGCAACTGATATCGCCTTCGCCCTGGGCGTGCTGGCACTTCTGGGATCCCGCGTCCCTACCGCCATCAAAATTTTTCTCACCTCGCTGGCAATCTTCGATGATATCGGCGCCATCATCATCATCGCGGTCTTCTACACCGCCAAGATATCCCTGACCTCGCTACTGATCGTGGCCTGCTGCATTCCCCTGCTACTGCTGTTCAACCGGCGCCAGGTGGAATCAAAAAGTCTCTATATGCTAGTGGGACTGATCATGTGGGTGGCGATGCTGAAATCGGGGGTACACGCCACCCTCGCCGGCGTCATCCTGGCGATGTTTATCCCGATGAAATCAAAAAGCGACCCGGAACGGTCGCCGCTCCGGGAGATGGAGCGGGACCTGCACACCGTGGTGGCCTTCTGGATACTACCCATATTCGCCTTTGCCAATGCCGGCATCACCCTGACCGGAGTCGGCGCAGAGCAACTGCTGCATAACGTGCCGGTCGGCATCGCCCTGGGCCTGTTCATCGGCAAACAACTGGGGGTATTCGGCTTCTGCTGGCTGGCGATCAAACTGAGCCTGACGCGCCTGCCCCGGGGAGTCTCCTGGAGCTCGCTCTATGGTACGGCTGCCCTGTGCGGTATCGGCTTCACCATGAGCCTGTTTATCGGTTCCCTGGCGTTTGAAGAGACCGATATCAACCGGGTGTTTGACGACCGACTTGGCATTATCATCGGCTCCCTGGCTTCCGGCCTGTTCGGGTACCTGATTCTCAACAAGAGTTTGCCAAGGCGGGCCGCGGACAGGGATTAG